In the genome of Cercospora beticola chromosome 2, complete sequence, one region contains:
- the RPL29 gene encoding 60S ribosomal protein eL29, whose amino-acid sequence MAKSKNSSQHNQAKKNHKNGIKKPKTNRYPSLKGTDPKFRRNHRHALHGTMKALKEVKEGKRDAA is encoded by the exons ATGGCCA AGTCAAAGAACTCGTCTCAGCACAACCAGGCTAAGAAGAACCACAAGAACGG TAtcaagaagccaaagaccaACCGATACCCTTCGCTCAAGGGAACCGACCCTAAGTTCCGGAGAAACCACAGACATGCTCTTCACGGCACCATGAAGGCATTG AAAGAGGTCAAGGAAGGCAAGCGCGATGCGGCATAA